In one Microbacterium invictum genomic region, the following are encoded:
- a CDS encoding SDR family oxidoreductase yields MTRRILFLGGTGTISAACVRRAVARGDEVTVVNRGTGRRVLPPEVRSLTADLRDPDAVRAALGSEGFDVVLQFLAFTPEHVRSDLELFDGRVGQYVFVSSASAYQKPPLRLPVTESTPLRNPFWQYSRDKIACEDLLVEAYRDRGFPVTVVRPSHTYDEQLLPTLGGWTDIARMRAGRPVIVHGDGTSLWTITHSDDVAVAIVGLAGHPDAVGEAFTVTGDHAPSWNRIYGWLADAAGVPSPDLVHVASETIAAFAPELGPTLLGDKAHSMIFDNTKVSTLVPEFTTTITFDEGARQIVAFYDADPARLRTDADRDALFDRIAAHARSAG; encoded by the coding sequence ATGACGCGACGCATCCTCTTCCTCGGCGGCACCGGAACCATCAGCGCGGCCTGCGTGCGCCGCGCCGTGGCACGTGGCGACGAGGTCACCGTGGTCAATCGCGGGACGGGGCGTCGGGTGCTCCCACCGGAGGTGCGCTCGCTCACAGCGGATCTGCGCGACCCCGACGCGGTTCGCGCGGCGCTCGGCTCCGAGGGGTTCGACGTCGTGCTGCAGTTCCTGGCCTTCACCCCCGAGCACGTCCGGTCCGACCTCGAGCTGTTCGACGGCCGCGTCGGACAGTACGTCTTCGTCAGCTCCGCGTCCGCCTATCAGAAGCCGCCCCTGCGGCTCCCGGTGACGGAATCGACGCCGCTGCGCAATCCGTTCTGGCAGTACTCGCGGGACAAGATCGCCTGCGAGGATCTGCTGGTCGAGGCCTACCGCGACCGCGGCTTCCCCGTGACCGTGGTGCGTCCGTCGCACACGTACGACGAGCAGCTCCTCCCCACCCTCGGCGGGTGGACCGACATCGCCCGGATGCGGGCGGGTCGCCCGGTCATCGTGCACGGCGACGGGACGAGCCTGTGGACGATCACTCACAGCGATGACGTCGCGGTGGCGATCGTCGGGCTGGCCGGTCATCCCGACGCGGTGGGCGAGGCCTTCACCGTCACGGGCGATCACGCACCGAGCTGGAATCGGATCTACGGGTGGCTCGCCGATGCGGCCGGAGTGCCGTCCCCCGACCTCGTCCACGTGGCATCCGAGACGATCGCCGCGTTCGCCCCGGAGCTCGGGCCGACTCTCCTCGGAGACAAGGCGCACTCGATGATCTTCGACAACACCAAGGTCAGCACCCTCGTGCCGGAGTTCACCACCACGATCACGTTCGACGAGGGCGCGCGGCAGATCGTGGCGTTCTACGACGCCGACCCCGCCCGGTTGCGCACGGACGCGGACCGCGATGCGCTGTTCGATCGCATCGCGGCCCACGCCCGGAGT
- the gndA gene encoding NADP-dependent phosphogluconate dehydrogenase, translating into MGVVGLAVMGSNLARNLASREGNTVAVFNRSREKTDHLLQAHPEAGFVAAFSYEEFAAALTTPRTAIIMVKAGRGTDAVIDELVRVFEPGDIIVDGGNALFSDTIRREKAVRETGINFVGMGVSGGEEGALLGPSLMPGGSDESWVTLGPILRSIAAIAEGEPCVTHVGRDGAGHFVKMIHNGIEYADMQLIAEAYDLIRRGTGKSPAEIADVFAEWNRGELESYLIEITAEVLRQSDAATGRPLVDVIVDQAGAKGTGAWTVQTALDLGVPVSGIAEAVFARSLSSHPEQRAAAAGLPGPAEDAVGTSVTDPDAFIEQVRLALYASKIVAYSQGFDAIRAGAAQYGWQIDLGAVSRIWRGGCIIRAQFLNRIADAYADAADLSVLLSAPYFVEALGRAQDSWRSIVATAATAGIPAPAFSSSLAYYDGLRAPRLPAALIQGQRDFFGAHTYRRIDQDGTFHTLWSGDRSETAAEDTH; encoded by the coding sequence ATCGGTGTCGTGGGCTTGGCGGTGATGGGCTCGAATCTCGCCCGCAATCTCGCCAGCCGCGAGGGCAACACGGTGGCCGTGTTCAACCGCAGCCGCGAGAAGACCGATCACCTGCTGCAGGCGCACCCCGAGGCGGGCTTCGTCGCCGCCTTCTCCTACGAGGAGTTCGCCGCCGCCCTCACCACCCCCCGCACGGCGATCATCATGGTCAAGGCCGGTCGCGGCACCGACGCGGTCATCGACGAACTGGTCCGCGTGTTCGAGCCGGGCGACATCATCGTGGACGGCGGCAACGCGCTGTTCAGCGACACCATCCGCCGCGAGAAGGCCGTCCGCGAGACCGGGATCAACTTCGTGGGCATGGGCGTCTCGGGCGGGGAGGAGGGCGCGTTGCTCGGCCCGTCGCTCATGCCGGGCGGGTCCGATGAGTCCTGGGTCACCCTCGGCCCGATCCTGCGCTCGATCGCGGCGATCGCCGAGGGCGAACCGTGTGTGACGCACGTGGGCCGTGACGGCGCGGGTCACTTCGTGAAGATGATCCACAACGGCATCGAGTACGCCGACATGCAGCTGATCGCCGAGGCGTACGACCTCATCCGCCGCGGCACCGGCAAGTCCCCCGCCGAGATCGCGGACGTCTTCGCCGAATGGAACCGCGGCGAACTGGAGTCGTACCTCATCGAGATCACCGCCGAGGTGCTCCGGCAGAGCGATGCGGCGACGGGACGTCCGCTCGTGGACGTCATCGTCGATCAGGCGGGAGCGAAGGGCACCGGTGCGTGGACGGTGCAGACCGCGCTCGACCTCGGCGTCCCCGTGTCGGGGATCGCCGAAGCGGTCTTCGCACGATCGCTGTCCTCCCACCCCGAGCAGCGTGCGGCCGCCGCCGGGCTCCCCGGGCCGGCGGAGGACGCGGTGGGCACGTCCGTCACCGATCCCGACGCCTTCATCGAACAGGTCCGGCTCGCGCTGTACGCGTCGAAGATCGTCGCGTACTCGCAGGGGTTCGACGCCATCCGCGCCGGCGCCGCGCAGTACGGATGGCAGATCGACCTCGGAGCGGTGTCGCGCATCTGGCGCGGCGGCTGCATCATCAGGGCGCAGTTCCTCAACCGCATCGCCGACGCCTACGCCGACGCCGCCGACCTGTCGGTCCTGCTGTCGGCGCCGTACTTCGTCGAGGCGCTGGGCCGTGCACAGGACTCGTGGCGGAGCATCGTCGCGACCGCGGCTACGGCGGGGATCCCGGCCCCGGCCTTCTCGTCCTCGCTGGCGTACTACGACGGACTGCGCGCTCCGCGGCTCCCGGCGGCGCTCATCCAGGGACAGCGCGACTTCTTCGGGGCGCACACCTACCGGCGCATCGACCAGGACGGCACCTTCCACACGCTGTGGTCGGGTGATCGCTCCGAGACGGCGGCCGAAGACACGCACTGA
- a CDS encoding 50S ribosomal protein L25/general stress protein Ctc codes for MPTETDTTVVAERRENFGKGFARRLRAAGKIPAVLYGHGTDPVHLALPGHQTALLIRRANAVLDLSVDGAPQLALVKDVQKDPVHQIIEHIDLLVVNKGEKVQVDVPVVITGEPFAGTIANLDSATVALEVEATHIPETIEVDVEGLEDGTHITAGDLTLPRGAALLTEADVLVVAISVPISTLIAEEEIAEADAEVAAEQAEESEQGEGEASGDDDKASDSE; via the coding sequence ATGCCCACCGAGACCGACACCACCGTCGTCGCCGAGCGCCGCGAGAACTTCGGCAAGGGATTCGCCCGCCGCCTTCGCGCCGCAGGCAAGATCCCCGCCGTGCTCTACGGCCACGGCACCGACCCCGTGCACCTTGCGCTGCCGGGTCACCAGACGGCGCTGCTCATCCGCCGTGCCAACGCCGTCCTCGACCTCTCCGTCGACGGTGCCCCGCAGCTGGCCCTCGTCAAGGACGTGCAGAAGGACCCGGTGCACCAGATCATCGAGCACATCGACCTGCTCGTGGTCAACAAGGGTGAGAAGGTCCAGGTCGACGTCCCCGTCGTCATCACCGGCGAGCCCTTCGCCGGCACCATCGCGAACCTCGACTCGGCCACGGTCGCGCTCGAGGTGGAGGCCACCCACATCCCCGAGACCATCGAGGTCGACGTGGAGGGTCTCGAGGACGGCACCCACATCACCGCCGGCGACCTCACCCTGCCGCGCGGTGCCGCGCTCCTCACCGAAGCCGATGTGCTGGTCGTGGCGATCTCCGTGCCGATCTCCACCCTCATCGCCGAAGAGGAGATCGCAGAGGCCGACGCCGAGGTCGCGGCCGAGCAGGCCGAGGAGTCCGAGCAGGGCGAGGGCGAGGCGTCGGGCGACGACGACAAGGCCTCCGACAGCGAGTAA
- the pth gene encoding aminoacyl-tRNA hydrolase, with translation MPETWLVVGLGNPGPRYERTRHNVGQLVLDELAGRRDASFRAHRANARVAETWLRAGGAKLILAKPNSFMNVSGGPVSQLARFYRTEPERIVVVHDELDIPFDTVRLKSGGGHGGHNGVRDVAAALGSPDFARVRVGIGRPPGRQDAADWVLQPFAAGDREAVSILVADAADAVEELIEHGLVTAQQRFHAPRA, from the coding sequence GTGCCGGAGACGTGGCTCGTGGTGGGCCTGGGAAACCCGGGACCCCGCTACGAACGCACACGTCACAACGTCGGCCAGCTCGTCCTCGACGAGCTGGCCGGCCGTCGTGACGCCTCCTTCCGCGCTCACCGCGCGAATGCGCGCGTCGCGGAGACCTGGTTGCGAGCCGGTGGGGCGAAGCTGATCCTCGCCAAGCCCAATTCGTTCATGAACGTCTCCGGCGGCCCGGTGTCGCAGCTCGCGCGGTTCTACCGCACCGAACCGGAGCGGATCGTCGTCGTCCACGACGAACTCGACATCCCCTTCGACACGGTCCGACTGAAGTCAGGCGGTGGACACGGCGGTCACAACGGCGTCCGCGATGTGGCCGCCGCCCTCGGGTCACCGGACTTCGCCCGGGTGCGGGTGGGGATCGGCCGTCCGCCCGGCAGACAGGACGCGGCGGATTGGGTGCTGCAGCCCTTCGCCGCGGGCGACCGGGAGGCCGTCTCGATTCTCGTCGCCGACGCCGCCGACGCGGTCGAAGAGCTGATCGAGCACGGCCTCGTCACGGCCCAGCAGCGATTCCACGCGCCCCGCGCCTGA